A window from Lagopus muta isolate bLagMut1 chromosome 5, bLagMut1 primary, whole genome shotgun sequence encodes these proteins:
- the OAT gene encoding ornithine aminotransferase, mitochondrial isoform X2 gives MFSKLIRSQSLAALCRGVHTSLNSATSVATKKTIQGPPSSDYIFEREAKYGAHNYHPLPVALERGKGVYVWDVEGRKYFDFLSAYSAVNQGHCHPKIVNALKAQSEKLTLTSRAFYNDVLGEYEEFVTKMFNYNKVLPMNTGVEAGETACKLARKWAYTVKGIPKYKAKIIFAAGNFWGRTMSAISSSTDPSSYDGFGPFMPGFELIPYNDLPALERALQDPNVAAFMVEPIQGEAGVIVPDKGYLMGVRDLCTKHNVLFIADEIQTGLARTGKMLAVDHENVRPDIILLGKALSGGLYPVSAVLCDDEVMLTIKPGEHGSTYGGNPLACRVALAALEVIEEEGLVKNAEIMGNILRNELMKTPSDIVTCVRGRGLLNAIVIRETKDYDAWKVCLRLRDNGLLAKPTHGDIIRLAPPLVIKEDEIRECIEIIHKTILSF, from the exons ATGTTTTCCAAGCTAATCCGCTCCCAGAgccttgctgctctctgcagaggtGTTCATACTTCACTGAACTCTGCTACCTCAGTTGCTACAAAGAAAACTATTCAAGGACCTCCATCTTCTGATTACATCTTCGAGCGTGAGGCGAAATACGGTGCCCACAATTATCACCCACTGCCTGTCGCTCTGGAGAGGGGAAAAG gTGTTTATGTGTGGGATGTCGAAGGCAGAAAGTATTTTGACTTTCTAAGTGCTTACAGTGCTGTCAATCAAGGCCACTGTCACCCAAAGATTGTGAACGCTCTGAAAGCTCAATCCGAAAAACTGACCCTGACATCTAGAGCATTCTATAACGATGTGCTTGGTGAATATGAGGAGTTTGTCACCAAAATGTTCAACTATAACAAAGTTCTTCCAATGAACACag GAGTGGAAGCTGGAGAAACTGCCTGTAAGTTGGCTCGCAAGTGGGCATACACTGTGAAAGGAAttccaaaatacaaagcaaagattatttttgcaG CTGGCAACTTCTGGGGCAGAACAATGTCTGCTATCTCAAGCTCTACAGACCCCTCCAGTTATGATGGATTTGGACCCTTTATGCCAGGTTTTGAATTGATCCCTTACAATGACCTGCCAGCTCTCGAG CGGGCTCTTCAGGATCCCAACGTGGCAGCTTTCATGGTGGAACCAATTCAAGGGGAAGCAGGTGTGATCGTTCCTGACAAAGGTTACCTGATGGGAGTACGGGACCTCTGCACAAAGCACAAC GTTCtgttcattgctgatgaaatACAGACTGGATTAGCCAGAACTGGGAAAATGCTAGCTGTTGACCACGAAAATGTGAGACCTGATATAATTCTTCTTGGAAAGGCACTTTCTGGTGGCTTATATCCT GTCTCAGCAGTGTTATGTGATGATGAAGTTATGCTGACTATTAAGCCTGGTGAACATGGATCTACATATGGAGGAAATCCCCTGGCTTGTCGTGTTGCACTGGCAGCACTGGAG GTAATTGAAGAGGAAGGCCTggttaaaaatgcagaaataatgggTAACATACTAAGAAATGAGCTCATGAAGACACCGTCTGACATTGTAACCTGTGTCAGAGGAAGAGGACTCTTAAATGCAATTGTGATTCGGGAAACCAAAG ACTACGACGCCTGGAAGGTGTGTCTGCGGCTGCGCGATAACGGGCTCCTCGCCAAACCCACCCATGGCGACATCATCCGGCTGGCCCCGCCGCTGGTCATTAAGGAGGACGAAATCAGAGAGTGCATCGAAATCATCCACAAGACCATCCTGTCTTTCTGA
- the OAT gene encoding ornithine aminotransferase, mitochondrial isoform X1, which translates to MPRPSLEVFKARSITTYLQSTMFSKLIRSQSLAALCRGVHTSLNSATSVATKKTIQGPPSSDYIFEREAKYGAHNYHPLPVALERGKGVYVWDVEGRKYFDFLSAYSAVNQGHCHPKIVNALKAQSEKLTLTSRAFYNDVLGEYEEFVTKMFNYNKVLPMNTGVEAGETACKLARKWAYTVKGIPKYKAKIIFAAGNFWGRTMSAISSSTDPSSYDGFGPFMPGFELIPYNDLPALERALQDPNVAAFMVEPIQGEAGVIVPDKGYLMGVRDLCTKHNVLFIADEIQTGLARTGKMLAVDHENVRPDIILLGKALSGGLYPVSAVLCDDEVMLTIKPGEHGSTYGGNPLACRVALAALEVIEEEGLVKNAEIMGNILRNELMKTPSDIVTCVRGRGLLNAIVIRETKDYDAWKVCLRLRDNGLLAKPTHGDIIRLAPPLVIKEDEIRECIEIIHKTILSF; encoded by the exons atCAATTACGACATACCTGCAGTCAACAATGTTTTCCAAGCTAATCCGCTCCCAGAgccttgctgctctctgcagaggtGTTCATACTTCACTGAACTCTGCTACCTCAGTTGCTACAAAGAAAACTATTCAAGGACCTCCATCTTCTGATTACATCTTCGAGCGTGAGGCGAAATACGGTGCCCACAATTATCACCCACTGCCTGTCGCTCTGGAGAGGGGAAAAG gTGTTTATGTGTGGGATGTCGAAGGCAGAAAGTATTTTGACTTTCTAAGTGCTTACAGTGCTGTCAATCAAGGCCACTGTCACCCAAAGATTGTGAACGCTCTGAAAGCTCAATCCGAAAAACTGACCCTGACATCTAGAGCATTCTATAACGATGTGCTTGGTGAATATGAGGAGTTTGTCACCAAAATGTTCAACTATAACAAAGTTCTTCCAATGAACACag GAGTGGAAGCTGGAGAAACTGCCTGTAAGTTGGCTCGCAAGTGGGCATACACTGTGAAAGGAAttccaaaatacaaagcaaagattatttttgcaG CTGGCAACTTCTGGGGCAGAACAATGTCTGCTATCTCAAGCTCTACAGACCCCTCCAGTTATGATGGATTTGGACCCTTTATGCCAGGTTTTGAATTGATCCCTTACAATGACCTGCCAGCTCTCGAG CGGGCTCTTCAGGATCCCAACGTGGCAGCTTTCATGGTGGAACCAATTCAAGGGGAAGCAGGTGTGATCGTTCCTGACAAAGGTTACCTGATGGGAGTACGGGACCTCTGCACAAAGCACAAC GTTCtgttcattgctgatgaaatACAGACTGGATTAGCCAGAACTGGGAAAATGCTAGCTGTTGACCACGAAAATGTGAGACCTGATATAATTCTTCTTGGAAAGGCACTTTCTGGTGGCTTATATCCT GTCTCAGCAGTGTTATGTGATGATGAAGTTATGCTGACTATTAAGCCTGGTGAACATGGATCTACATATGGAGGAAATCCCCTGGCTTGTCGTGTTGCACTGGCAGCACTGGAG GTAATTGAAGAGGAAGGCCTggttaaaaatgcagaaataatgggTAACATACTAAGAAATGAGCTCATGAAGACACCGTCTGACATTGTAACCTGTGTCAGAGGAAGAGGACTCTTAAATGCAATTGTGATTCGGGAAACCAAAG ACTACGACGCCTGGAAGGTGTGTCTGCGGCTGCGCGATAACGGGCTCCTCGCCAAACCCACCCATGGCGACATCATCCGGCTGGCCCCGCCGCTGGTCATTAAGGAGGACGAAATCAGAGAGTGCATCGAAATCATCCACAAGACCATCCTGTCTTTCTGA